TGGTTTGATTTCTTAATGCGCGGGAGAGAAATCAAATTGTGGGTTATTGATCATTTAGTACACCTTGAAATTTACTTACATTTTTAACTAATAATAAGTTATCACAATtatattgaataaataaataaatttaatttaaattttagaataataaatatttaaaactataacaaaatttgaataaaaataagtaaataaatcaACATTGTTAACCAATTCTATGccaaaaattatatttcaataTTTACAATAAAGtaatttacatatatatataaaatattttttatataatatgcacaaaaatacaaaagtataatattaatttatatcaatatttattttttatttatttaataatttatatatttaaatggtatttttatgaaatctttaaaaataaagcttaattatattaaaaatcatgaattttagcgTGTTATACAATACTaacatgattttttaattttaacaatttaatttacgtattatttttttataattttaaataacgaACAATTTTTGGTCAAATAAATGATGTTATGGACACTGAAATAAATACAGTTCTAACGTCcacatcaatattttttaacaaaaatttattcaatatatcaaataaaataaaaaaaagtcagtgtctgatatttttaaaattaaattttatgttaacATTGCAAAACACGTTAAAATTCCTAATTTTAGTAAGTTAAATAAGTGTTGTTTATTCCAAAAACAAATTGGGCTTTTTGTATAGAGATTTGACCAAAACTGGGCTTAAAGGATCGAACGAGACCAGCCCATTAAACTCTGTTTTCTTCAACATTCTACAGTAGAGTAGTAATACACAAACAAAAACCGGTACTCTGTTCTGTTCATCTCTCAAGAAACTAAAAATGGCGGCAGCCGATCAAGATGATCTCTTAAAGGACGAGAAAAATCCACCTCCTCTTGACGAAGACGACATCGCTCTTCTCAAAACTTATGTAAAATTTCGAAACCCTAATTTAATCTTCTTTTCTTGTTCTATAAGTTAGCTGTTGTTGGTTCTAAATTGTTAGGGTTTTATCTTCTAACTGAAGatttaaataaaagattattagCTTTGTAGTTAACTCAGTGGTATTTCAGTGATTAGGTGAAGTGTTCTGttctaactttttatattaaaattttttgTGATTCTTTTTTGTGGTGTGGTGCAGGGATTAGGGCCATACTCCACTAGCATTAAGAAGGCTGAGAAGGAAATTAAggaaatggctaaaaaagttaaTGACTTGTGTGGTATTTATCATATTTTCTTAGTTTTTCTACTtgtttttattagtttgttCTTCTTTTGTTCTTAGAATTGCATTTTTAGCATGTAATGCTGACTGCTAATTAGTAAGTTTTAAGAAGCATTTCTGAGACCTTTAAAATAACTTTCAAAATTGCATATTTGATGTGATCAATAGTCTTGGTGATTTTGCTTATCTGTGCTTACATGGTTCCTTGTCGATACTTGAAGGCTATTTGTAATATTTTGCTTTTCTAACCCATTGTAAAAGGTATTAAGGAGTCCGACACGGGCTTAGCTGCGCCAAGCCAGTGGGATCTAGTTTCTGACAAGCAAATGATGCAGGAGGAGCAACCTCTGCAGGTGTATATTTTAGCAAAGGAGATTCAGTTTGTAGTTTCATAACTTTCAATATGTGTTTCTAGAACGCTAATTTGTTCCGTCTTCAGGTGGCAAGATGTACAAAAATAATAAGCCCAAACACTGAAGATGCCAAATATGTAATAAATGTCAAACAAATTGCAAAGGTATAACTGTAATCTTTAAGGCGTGCCTTTTAAGTAAACTGTGGTTGTGCACTTGGAGGAGGTGGGATGGTATGCTTACCCCTCTTCCCCTATATGCACACGCTGGGATACTCATGTGTTAGGCTTGTATTTATCGCGAGTTTCATTGGTATTTATTACAGAAACAAGCTTCTTAGAGGTTTTTGACGCATGCTTATTGGTATCCAATGTTGCTTTTGTTATCTGAATTGTAGTTTGTTGTGGGGCTGGGCGACAAGGTTTCCCCAACTGATATAGAAGAAGGAATGCGTGTTGGGTAAGTTCTCTCTACTATTTTCTTAAGAAGAATCAGACTGTACTTGAGACGATATGTTACTTCCGGTATAGAGGCATCGTTTGATGTTTAACCATGATTTTTTTCTCTTCGTTCCTAGTTGACCAAACATTCATGCAGTAAATTGTCCAGTGTCTAAATATTGTCTCTCTGTTGCAGAGTTGATCGCAATAAGTATCAGATACAGATTCCTTTACCTCCAAAAATTGATCCAAGTGTGACCATGATGACAGTGGAAGAGAAACCAGATGTGACATATAATGATGTGGGTGGATGCAAGGAGCAGATTGATAAGATGCGAGAAGTATGAAAAGCTCCCTTTATTCAGTTGTTTATTGGGAAATAATTTcagtttcatattattatttgacTAGATATATCTACTGCATGTGCACTCATAATTATGAACTCATCACAGGTTGTTGAATTGCCCATGCTTCACCCTGAGAAATTTGTGAAGCTCGGTATTGATCCTCCTAAAGGTGTTCTCTGCTATGGTCCACCTGGAACTGGTAAAACACTTTTAGCCAGAGCTGTGGCTAATAGAACTGATGCTTGTTTCATTCGAGTTATTGGGAGTGAGCTTGTCCAGAAATATGTCGGAGAGGGAGCTAGGATGGTTCGTGAATTATTTCAGGTCAACAAATGCTGCACACTTGGTGGTTTATGTTCTTTCTATCATTCTTATTATAGTTACATGTTGTTTCCTTGTTACCTTAATAAAAATGTTATCTTTTGCAGATGGCACGTTCGAAAAAGGCTTGCATTGTATTTTTTGACGAGATTGATGCCATTGGTGGTGCACGTTTTGATGATGGTGTTGGTGGAGATAATGAGGTCCAGCGCACAATGCTTGAAATTGTGAATCAGCTTGATGGATTTGATGCCCGTGGAAACATTAAAGTTCTTATGGCCACAAACAGGTTAAATTTGATAGCCCCGTGACTTGCTTTTATATTGGAACTAGGTGTAAGCCGTTGCTTTTTTAAAGTGCCTTCCTCTTTCTGTGACCAGCATGTGCAACGgagtaaatatttttctttgctTTGTTATGTATGCATTTGTTTTTGATGCATGCATCTGTCTGGCTCTTCGTTTTGTTCTTGATTCTGAAACCTTATGGTCTGTGTATGTATATAACCCCTAAACAGCTAAAccttaaaccctaaaccatgtATCAGTGTCCTTGGCTTGTCTGTATTAATAGTTTGAGTGGTTTCAGGAACTATTATAATGTTGTACATATTTGATTCTTaagaatttattattttcaggCCGGATACTCTAGATCCAGCACTATTGCGTCCTGGACGATTAGATCGTAAGGTTGAGTTTGGCCTTCCAGACTTGGAAAGCAGAACACAGATTTTTAAGATCCATACACGAACAATGAATTGTGAGAGGGATGTCCGATTTGAGCTTTTGGCTCGGCTTTGCCCGAATTCAACCGGTAAGTAATTATGATTTCCCTTGGCTTTCTATGTCATTTTAATTGGATTAATCAAATGACACATCTACTTGATTGCTGCTGATGTGTTTAAAACTgagttttttgtttatttgtctGATTAATACTTCCCTTTCAGGAGCCGACATCAGGAGTGTGTGCACGGAAGCCGGAATGTATGCAATTCGTGCCCGAAGGAAGACAGTAACAGAAAAGGACTTCCTGGATGCAGTAAACAAAGTAATTAAAGGCTACCAGAAGTTCAGTGCAACACCAAAATACATGGTCTACAATTAAACAAATCCTTCTTCTCACTGTGTAATAGAAATTCAGCACTTCTTGCAAGTCCATGAGAATCTTGTGTTCCAAGGTTGACAGCCCGTATGCTCTTTTATTGTTTTTCTCACCTCTGTATAACGGATATCATCGTTCTAATCAAATGCCTTGGGGGGTTTATTTATTTAGtctctttattatttatatatgttaaagagttaattgcaaattaattataaactataacACGagtatattaaaaattcaataacaTCATTGACAAAATAATCACATTCTGAAACTTCTATTCCCAGTTTACATTTACAAATAAGATGTTTCAATCCCTTAGCCGCAAGATGAAATATAAGAGCGATATGGAGTGAATCAAACTGAATTGGGATGTCTTCAGATGATTAACAGCATAAAAAAATAGCTCAACATACAAATATTTAACATGCTTCCTACTTCTATTTTGTTCCCAACAAAGATTAAACAAAAATCTGTCttcaataaacataaaaataaatgtgaAAGAAAATGAGGGACCATTTGATGGGCTGTATATTACAATAGGCATGGATTTTACATGTAGTCATGTGCATCTGTATTTTCAGCTTGTCGGGATGCTCCTGGTTCATTTCCAACTGTTCTCTTGCTCATGTTAGCTCGCTGCACTAACCGAACCAATGCCTGAACCACTTCTGACATTGGCGGTCGGAACTCTGGCTCCGGCTGTTGCAATAAAAGTGGAAATAAGCATCAAAACCACTTGTCGTTAAAAGTTACCATACGCATTTCTCAACCTTCTAAATGATACAAGGGAATCCTAAATTTGCTTAGGCACGCCAACTGCTCAGTAGAATACGTAAAACAAAGGGGAAAAGGGTACTCATATGTTACCTGGACACACAGAGCAATAACGTCAGCAAACCGAGAGAGAGATTTGACAGGGTAGAGTCCTTTGAGAGCCGGATCGACCATTTTAGACAGAGCATCAATATCATGGAGCTGAGGTGTAGCCCATCCAACCACAGACTGCTCAGATCTTGGTCTCGAGCTGTAAAATTGTACACATATCAGGACCGAGAACTAAACAAATTTCTTTCTTGCATATATAATGAGATAATAAATGATTAATTCTTGATAAACTAAGTTGTTGAATTTCACCTGTCAAATGGTTTACGCCCAGTGAGAAGCTCTAACATGACAACTCCAAAACCGTAAACATCACTCTTGAGAGTATATTGACCGGACATGGCTACCTCAGGTGCACCATATCCAGATCCTGCATTATTGTTCAATGCCTGCATATGTGGCGAAAAGAATAATTTTCAGTGAATGCATCTACGCTGGTTATTAGTTTATGATATTGAAACCAAACGAATTCCTGGAAAAGGTCAGCCATACGAATTTCATCTTTCATGCAAAAGAACCCATTCCAGAAATTGTAATCAATCTGATTTCTTCCAGTAAATTAAATTAGGAACATGCAAAGATTATCACTGAAGCTTCTAAATTTTAGATTCACCTGCTCAGCATTAGGGAGAAAGCTAGCCAGGCCAGAGTCTGAAAGGTGAGGATTGAGCTCTGCGTCCAGTAATATGTTTCCTGACTTgatatttttatgaataatagaTGGTGAGCATACTTCATGCATGTACCTGAAAGATCACTTCATTCAGTTCCGGGAAGGCCATCGAAGCATTCATAAATATCATACAGAAGcgactttatttttataaggatCAACTTAGCCAAATTTCAACCCTGCCCAATACCTATAGAGtgctattttaattatatatgtagATGCTACAAGCCATATTCCCCCAAGACTATCCATgagcaaaagaaaaaagagggcaatatattaatatttccTTGTGCAGCTCGATTTTTAGCAGCAAGGAAAACTCAAAAGTCAAAAATCAAGGGCTGTTTTGGTCATGTATGAACTTACTCCAACGCACGAGCAGTCCCCAAAGCTATTTTGACACGAGTATTCCATATCAAAGGCTTGCTGTCTTCATCTGAC
This window of the Mercurialis annua linkage group LG5, ddMerAnnu1.2, whole genome shotgun sequence genome carries:
- the LOC126680521 gene encoding 26S proteasome regulatory subunit 7, with translation MAAADQDDLLKDEKNPPPLDEDDIALLKTYGLGPYSTSIKKAEKEIKEMAKKVNDLCGIKESDTGLAAPSQWDLVSDKQMMQEEQPLQVARCTKIISPNTEDAKYVINVKQIAKFVVGLGDKVSPTDIEEGMRVGVDRNKYQIQIPLPPKIDPSVTMMTVEEKPDVTYNDVGGCKEQIDKMREVVELPMLHPEKFVKLGIDPPKGVLCYGPPGTGKTLLARAVANRTDACFIRVIGSELVQKYVGEGARMVRELFQMARSKKACIVFFDEIDAIGGARFDDGVGGDNEVQRTMLEIVNQLDGFDARGNIKVLMATNRPDTLDPALLRPGRLDRKVEFGLPDLESRTQIFKIHTRTMNCERDVRFELLARLCPNSTGADIRSVCTEAGMYAIRARRKTVTEKDFLDAVNKVIKGYQKFSATPKYMVYN